The window TTAACGTGCAACCTCTTCACCGGAATTGCCATCATCAGCTCCAGATTTGGCGGTAACACTTGTTTCGCCTTCCTTTTCTCCCTGTGGTTTGTTGGTCTTTTTCCCAAATTTATTAGCATACTTTGAAAATGCAGCAGAAAGAGCTGATTTGACTGTTGTCTCAGGTTCTTTCCTCCTGCGTTTGTttgtttcttcttccttctccccttcAGTGACTTCATTTACAGTGAAAGGTTCAGCGTCTTTCTGCGATGTTTCTGGAACCACAGAGTGGCTCGCAACGACACGCTTGAATGGTTCATGAAACGCATCATGCAAGCGTTTCACCTAGAGCAACCAAACAAATGAATGCACATATTACATAcaattaaaaacattaaatgttAAATTCAATCACTATTTCGGCCAAAACTGGTTGGGACTCAAGGACACGAGTCTTGAGGTAATAGGCTAAAGGAAATCATCACGCACCTTGCGCTCTCCTATGCCAGGGCAACGGGCTAGATCTTCCATTGATGCATCCATGATATTGGAAAAAGACTGCATCGGAGTAACATTCAAATTCAGAAGAACAAACATCAAAAAGTTTTGAATCAAGTACATGATATCTAGAGACAGAATTTTACTCCAAAGGTAGATCCAAGGGTGACCACATCAGTCTTGTTAACGTGTCGAATGGTTGTAAGAGCATGATTCAGCTATATATCAAAAGAAATGTGGTTTCAGATCAATCAGAAGAtgaacaaaagaaaagaaacaaaagaCAAAAATGAAGATAACAGTTCTAACACTGTCCGAGATTCTGGGTGGACTAAATGGCATAAATTTTGCACAGAAGACGTTAATAAAGTAACTACCCGTGATAAGTAATCAGTGTCCATTTGGCCCTGAATAAGGTCTGCAGGCTTGTTCTCATACATTTTTATAGTCTCTAAGTATCGGCCGCATTCCTCCAAGCTATAAccaaataaaacccaaaaagaGTTCTTTGAACAAAAATCATTTTAAGAATGttcaataaaagaaaataagttTATCAAGTATTAACAACGACATGTTCCAAAATGTAAGACTAACAGCTTAGTGTCACGGGGTCAGAGTTCTCGTGCAAAGGCAATACCCGCTCCCCTGACGAGCCAACCCATGGGAGGGTGAAACCAGTGAGCATCGGAGATGGAGAAGGCTTAGCCTCAGGACATGCGGGAGATGTGAGGTGCCGCACTGGTATTGCCTCTGCACGAGAACTCTGACCCCATGACACTTAGCAGATCTTGAATGAGAATAATAAAAATTCGATTGCAGCATATAATATTAATGATGAAATCTCAGACTCCCCTACATATATCCGGCCTTTAGCACATAATTCTCACTTGCAGAGGGGAAAATAACAGAATATGCGGCATACCTCCAAGCGCACAATAATGTACAATCATGAAGCAGGGCTGTTTTAGTGACTTCAAGCAAAGGCTTAACCACATCCTCCTGAAATCAATGAGAACAATCTGTTATGTTTCTTATTTCGTAAAGGTAATGAACAGTTTATCTAAACTTGTTTCTATTTGATAGATTAAGCACTGTACAAGGTCATTAAGCATGGCCTTTGAAAGAAATGCTTGAAAATGCATTGAAAGTTTCTTGCAAATGGGAAGCTTACCACATCAACATGGCATAAAACAACCCGAAGCTTGTAGCTTTTTTGCAGTTCCCTTATCCGGTAATACAGATAGTCAGGATGCAGAAGGTGATACCGAAGACTACACATAAAATAATTTGTTAGGAACTGGATCAGTCATTGATTATACTAAGCTTAATATGAGGAACATAAAATTACACATGCAATCACAAGAACAAGAGATTTTCATGGTTCAACTATTTTTGCCTACATCCACGGACAAGAGCACATAATTCATTAGTAATAGGCAAGTTGATACAACAGTAAGGAAATCTCACCCTTTCCCAAT is drawn from Euphorbia lathyris chromosome 9, ddEupLath1.1, whole genome shotgun sequence and contains these coding sequences:
- the LOC136206737 gene encoding DNA excision repair protein ERCC-1; this encodes MEEEEEEQKRKSSANKVVIQIPSYQEVIDSSQPKSQSLFKPSQTFSQAFSFIKNSEFYTPPPPRPAASASSQPGPVSDNANPSSNTPSAPSPSQSATFASSSSQAAQSRNSILVSHRQKGNPLLKHIRNVKWVFADVVCDYLIGQNSCALYLSLRYHLLHPDYLYYRIRELQKSYKLRVVLCHVDVEDVVKPLLEVTKTALLHDCTLLCAWSLEECGRYLETIKMYENKPADLIQGQMDTDYLSRLNHALTTIRHVNKTDVVTLGSTFGSFSNIMDASMEDLARCPGIGERKVKRLHDAFHEPFKRVVASHSVVPETSQKDAEPFTVNEVTEGEKEEETNKRRRKEPETTVKSALSAAFSKYANKFGKKTNKPQGEKEGETSVTAKSGADDGNSGEEVAR